Proteins encoded in a region of the Ancylobacter sp. SL191 genome:
- a CDS encoding portal protein, whose protein sequence is MALTVKELKARRAKADQEWNVLKPLYDEAYDFAIPFRRGIRETGKGDKRVNRIFDMTAMVSAFRGAGRVQQDFCPPGEQWIKFEPGPLVTNKRERDKLTKALGQVSEVVASMFQTGEWDMACHEMCLDLQAGTGALVIDDAPKNDRGKLAAFFSVPAEDIRLELGLFGDIVGRFWCRKVTARLLKAAWPKATFSRKLGERIEKKPDDELDIQQDCTFDYETGRWTLHVYHADDEEPFHTRDYRTSPWLTPRYFRVPGETWGRGPILLAMPAIKTLNKAQELTLKAAAIAMLGIYTATEDGVFNPSTAVVAPGQFWKVRANGGVLGPSIARLPEPRLDLSNIVLKELQMGVQTALMDQSLPPDGAAVRSATEILERVKRLASDHQGASGRLVHEIVVPAGQRALEIAYDAKVIPQMLEIDQLLIKTRVTSPFATARYAQKAQAGVQWIEMCMAIAGPYSDLVVNKVDALIDIGRGLGVPEQWIPTSDERQSITQMVRELVAKTLAAAETAGQAPAAIPDNAAAGALA, encoded by the coding sequence ATGGCGCTCACCGTCAAGGAACTGAAGGCCCGGCGGGCCAAGGCCGATCAGGAATGGAACGTGCTCAAGCCGCTCTATGACGAGGCCTATGACTTCGCCATCCCCTTCCGGCGCGGCATCCGCGAAACCGGCAAGGGCGACAAGCGGGTGAACCGCATCTTCGACATGACGGCCATGGTGAGCGCGTTCCGCGGTGCCGGGCGGGTGCAGCAGGATTTCTGCCCGCCCGGCGAGCAGTGGATCAAGTTCGAACCCGGCCCGCTGGTGACCAACAAGCGCGAGCGGGACAAGCTGACCAAGGCGCTCGGTCAGGTGTCCGAGGTGGTCGCCTCGATGTTCCAGACCGGCGAATGGGACATGGCGTGCCATGAGATGTGCCTCGACCTGCAGGCGGGCACCGGGGCGCTGGTGATCGACGACGCGCCGAAGAATGACCGTGGCAAGCTCGCCGCCTTCTTCTCCGTGCCGGCCGAGGATATCCGGCTGGAGCTGGGGCTGTTCGGCGATATCGTCGGACGCTTCTGGTGTCGCAAGGTCACGGCGCGGCTGCTGAAAGCCGCGTGGCCCAAGGCCACCTTCTCGCGGAAGCTGGGCGAGCGGATCGAGAAAAAGCCGGATGACGAGCTCGACATCCAGCAGGACTGCACCTTCGATTATGAGACCGGCCGGTGGACGCTGCATGTCTACCACGCCGACGATGAGGAGCCGTTCCACACGCGGGACTACCGCACCTCGCCCTGGCTGACGCCACGCTATTTCCGCGTGCCGGGCGAGACCTGGGGACGCGGGCCTATCCTGCTCGCCATGCCGGCGATCAAGACGCTGAACAAGGCGCAGGAGCTGACGCTCAAGGCCGCCGCCATCGCCATGCTCGGCATCTACACCGCGACCGAGGACGGCGTGTTCAACCCCAGCACGGCCGTCGTGGCGCCCGGCCAGTTCTGGAAGGTGCGGGCGAATGGCGGCGTGCTCGGCCCCTCCATCGCCCGCCTGCCGGAACCCCGGCTGGACCTTTCCAACATCGTGCTGAAGGAACTGCAGATGGGCGTGCAGACCGCGCTTATGGACCAGTCCCTGCCGCCGGACGGTGCGGCGGTGCGCTCGGCGACCGAGATCCTTGAGCGGGTGAAGCGCCTCGCCTCCGACCATCAGGGCGCCTCGGGGCGCCTGGTGCATGAGATCGTGGTGCCCGCCGGCCAGCGGGCGCTGGAAATCGCCTATGACGCCAAGGTCATTCCGCAGATGCTGGAAATCGACCAGCTGCTGATCAAGACCCGCGTCACCTCCCCCTTCGCCACGGCGCGCTATGCCCAGAAGGCGCAGGCCGGCGTGCAGTGGATCGAGATGTGTATGGCCATTGCCGGCCCCTACTCGGACCTGGTGGTGAACAAGGTCGACGCGCTGATCGACATCGGGCGCGGCCTCGGCGTGCCCGAGCAGTGGATCCCCACCAGCGATGAGCGCCAGAGCATCACCCAGATGGTGCGCGAGCTGGTGGCGAAGACGCTCGCCGCCGCCGAGACGGCCGGACAGGCGCCGGCCGCCATCCCCGACAACGCCGCAGCGGGAGCTTTGGCATGA
- a CDS encoding phage capsid protein, translated as MLLAPNWFVEEYRSNVRHIFQSKGFKLKPTVTPEGSITGKTVKWPYFGTFEMQEKTRGGETPPANPNQGLLTADLKNYDALYEIYDEDLTKMTANERAAAQQGGGMAVGRKSDSIIMNAMNDAVAAAGSRTFGSGGDFDGLPTALAVCEALADDDQVDWDGNVTAVIPWRWYNILLMWKEFNNAEWVGAANLGFPAGTVGKRWNNVNWVPFQKKELLIPASNQAYGFIYHRNAVGYATNYEGKVNMQWDNRAACWTTRFDMQAVAMALYPAAAGIFRLHYATNTALQRPVERTQTVS; from the coding sequence ATGCTTCTGGCACCCAACTGGTTCGTTGAAGAATATCGTTCCAACGTCCGCCACATCTTCCAGTCCAAGGGCTTCAAGCTGAAGCCCACCGTGACGCCCGAGGGCAGCATCACCGGCAAGACGGTGAAATGGCCGTATTTCGGCACCTTCGAGATGCAGGAAAAGACCCGTGGGGGCGAGACCCCGCCGGCCAACCCCAATCAGGGCCTGCTCACGGCGGACCTGAAAAATTATGACGCGCTCTATGAGATCTACGATGAGGATCTCACCAAGATGACCGCCAATGAGCGCGCGGCGGCCCAGCAGGGCGGCGGCATGGCGGTGGGCCGCAAGTCCGACAGCATCATCATGAACGCCATGAACGACGCCGTAGCGGCTGCGGGCTCGCGCACTTTCGGCAGCGGCGGCGACTTCGACGGCCTGCCGACCGCGCTCGCCGTGTGCGAGGCGCTGGCCGACGATGACCAGGTTGACTGGGACGGCAACGTCACCGCCGTCATCCCGTGGCGCTGGTACAACATTCTGCTGATGTGGAAGGAATTCAACAACGCGGAATGGGTCGGCGCGGCCAATCTCGGCTTCCCGGCGGGCACGGTCGGCAAGCGCTGGAACAATGTGAACTGGGTGCCCTTCCAGAAGAAGGAGCTGCTGATCCCGGCCAGCAACCAGGCCTATGGCTTCATCTACCATCGCAACGCCGTCGGCTACGCGACGAACTATGAAGGCAAGGTCAACATGCAGTGGGACAACCGCGCTGCCTGCTGGACCACCCGCTTCGACATGCAGGCCGTCGCCATGGCGCTCTATCCCGCCGCCGCCGGCATCTTCCGTCTGCACTACGCGACCAACACCGCGCTGCAGCGCCCGGTCGAGCGCACCCAGACCGTTTCGTGA